DNA from Yamadazyma tenuis chromosome 5, complete sequence:
aattttGTGTACGTTGTGCATGGATGATGTGATTGAGGCacacaagaagttggatcATTATTGTCAAGAAGAGCCTTCATTCGAGTCGACCCGTGAGTTTAAATTAATTGGAAGTATTTTAGAGGCCATCGACCAAGGTGATGAACAATTGTTTGCTgacaaggtgtttgagtATGACCAATTCAGCAAATTAGATAAGTTGAAAACACAATTGTTATTGAAGATCAAAAACAGCGTGGTGGACaaggatgatgatgacttaTTATGATTACATATTGAATTTAAGCGTACTATTAAAACTTACGAAAACAATTATTTACTTCTCACCTCTTTTAAAAAGACTCTTAATCCTGTTAAGAAGGAAATCGTCATCATAGTTGTTGACAATTACTCCTCCATCATCAGACTTAATACCTTCTTCCTTAGAATGGTCTAACTCCAAGGATTGAACTGTATCTAATCTGTGGTctctcaagaagaagacatcTAACAAGAGCACGAAAGACAATACCAACGCAATCAAACACAAGATCTTTTGGGTTTTGGCCATCGCTCTAACCATAGCTGCTCTTTCAGGAGTTCCCCAAGTGTAGTTGATAGCGAAAGTGAAGGGGTCCCCATAAGCGGCAGCTGCTGTAACATTTGTGAAACCAATAGcttcaaattctttggcAAGATTCTTGTACATAGTATTTGTCCAAGTAGCACCAGATATAGAAGAACCAAGAGCAGAACCAATATTGTAAGATGCAAGATAAATAGAAATAACCACAGCCATGTATTCATGGTTAGTACAAGTGGAAATGGAAACTTGGGTAGAGTAAGTGAAAAAACCAGCTCCAAAACCCATTAAACAcaaaccaccaataacACCATTAAGTTGTGATTGACTAGCATCAGGGTCACCTCTCTTAGTGTAGAGAATGGCAAAAGAACCAACCCAGCacaaaacaccaaaaatgaTGAATCCTTTTAATCTTCTCACTCTGGTAACCAACAAACCCAACAATGGACCAACAATAACAGATACAAACGAGTATAAAGACGAGATCCTGGTAGCAGCTTTGATTGACGCATTCATaccaaccaccaaaacAGTATAAATGTACTCATTTGGAAGATACCAAAGCATATTAATGAAAACAGCCACAATAATAGCGGACCAAACACCTCTAtccttcatcaattgaATTGGCAAGAGCGGGAACTTGGCGAACCTCATTTCATGGAAAGCCAAAACGGGGATCAAGACAACCCCAATAACCAATGGAACAATGGTGGAAGCCTTCTTCCAGGTATCGTTAACACCTCCAGCAATAGTGAAAGGCACCAAAATAAACCCGAAAACACAAATAATTAAAAGAATTCCAATAACATCGACTTCCCAGAAAACATCAATGACGATGTTGTCAGACCAAGACTTCCATTTATTAATCAATTTTCCTTCTTCCTTCAATGCTTTCCATTCAGGAGTTTTAGAAGCCAACCATCTCATATGAGCGAAACAAGCAACTAAAGGCACACAGCACAAGGGGAAAACGAAAGTCCAAATACCATATCCGTATTGCCAAGAGTGCGCTGGGTAAAGGGAAGAAACGATATCACCTGAAACCCAagtgttgatgataaatGGTAAGGCAGGAATGAAGGAACAAGCCAATCTCCAGTTTAAGGTGGAGAAATCTGCCAAAACAATTTGCAACAATACAATAATACCTTGTATTCCAATTGCGTAAAGGACAGTACCAGCAGACAAGGCATCGACATTTTTGGAAGTGAATTGAACAATGCTACCAATGACATATAACACCAAGGCGACAATAATTAACTCCAATCTTCCGAACCGATCAGATAATCTGGCATAAGTTGGCTGAGCCGCAGCAGCTGCAACTGCTTGTACAACACCAACAGTGGATTTCAAAGCGTGCTGGTTGAAAGATGCCACGGCATAAGTTTCAATAGTACCTTTGACCGTCATCTCTACAGCATAAGCATATGCGGTAATTAAAACAGTCACGAATAAGATTACTCTCCACACATAACTTTGGTATTGGTCATTGAGAACCTCAGCTTTTCTCACACCCATCGATTTACTGGTGGAGTTAGCCAACGTACCTGAAATTGGCATATTTGCAGGGATTGGAACAGATACAACCTGTTCAAGTTCCTTAGAAGAGGTGGTATCgttttcaacttcatcaccattcaAAGCGTTCTTTGATTCTTGACCTGAGAAAGACATGGCTTAATTGCTGATGAAAAAGATAATGGGAAAATGCTAGAATTTATAAAAAAATATAACCGTCCTGAGCTAATTTACGAATAAAGCATTGTTTTCCAGCGCCTTAGGCATATTCGACTGGCACAATGCAGTAATTGGTACAAATTTTTAGAAAAGTTCTGGGCATCATCAGAACAATGAGATGGTGGAATGTGATTTTACAACAAATACTACCGGGTTTATCAGTAATTAGTTCAATTTTTATACATCGCTTCCCCCATCCGGCCTGAAACCCATCGGCTGTGACATAATGTTGGGGTCAATTGAGTAGTGTAGGGGCATTATCTCGTACTAACagtcaacttggaaaaaaaGGCAATTTATTCAATTGCCAAGATTCAGCTTCATTTGCTTAGGAGAGGCACCAACGCATATAACCGAGTTTACAACACTACCGGCCAATTTTCGCTTGACTCGACAGATGAGGTTCATGAAGCCAAGTAGCCAAGAAACCTAGAAGCCAAGCAAAAACTTTATGCATGTCATAACCCCCAAGGCATGTCGGCGTATCGCTGTCAGAAAAAGAATTGCAGCCAAGTTGGGGGTGCAATTCCGGGAATCGGTCTAATTTCGACTAAAATCGACGGAATTGGTGGGAATCGCAAAAGCTAAATCTGAACCACATACTGATAAATTGGGCCATACACTCATCATAATGCTTAATATAAGCTCATTCCCGCACACTACTGCTCACCACTGAACTCTGCGGAATTGACAGCACAAACAGATGAGAACTAAGGCGGCTGACACAATGCCGGGTACCGCCCCAACATCCGGGAGATACGAGCCCTTTGCACAAAGGGTGCTTTGTTAGGCCCAGGAAAATAGTACATTAAATCTGGGGAAAAGGCATTGAACTAAAAAACTTCGCTAGAAAACGCCATAGCGGTTGGTAGGTCAGTGTATGCACCAAGCCATTGAAGCATCGGGATGATCGCTTTGCCCCCTCCCCCACCACAAAATTGTCTCAAATTGAGAAACCGCATCGGTCCATCTTTGGTGCGTGTGGCCGTGAGCATCAGAGTTTGATGAGCTCCGAAGATTGTTCCACCCTCATCAGACGCTCGGACAACAAGCTTCCAGCACCATAAGCAGTTAAACTGTTACCAAATATATTTAAAATGGTTCGGCAGCTAAGAGAATTCAAAGATAGACCCGGAGAACAACCAGTCCAGCCCTGCACTAATTTCGGTTTCACCACCGAGTGTAGGAGTATAATACATATTCGGGCCTCGGTCGTTATTTTTCTATTCTATTTTTCGCTCAATTGCTGCAATACCAAAGTACTCGGGCAATTATAGAGAGGTACCTTCAACGATCAAAAGATTGTTGAATTGAAGTCTAACTTGATGGCTTACACACTAGTAGTTCCTCACTTACCGGATAAACCCTTGTCTAGTGTATGTGCGCATCTTTTCTTTCATGTGCAGCCGGGTTAAAGGCTTCCCTGATCCTAGAATTCGATAACTCAAGTTTAATTAGTCATAAGACTGGCAAGAGATCACCACTTCAAGGTGATATTAGGGAGTTGGGTCTCGTAGGCAggatggtgatggtgacTTGGTGATATGGTGACAGCCGTATGACTGGACAGGTCCTGTTGCGaatcttttctttttgtATTAGCAATTCAAATTCGTGTTTTGGGACATATATACACACTGACATTACACTATAAAAAAGATTGTCAATATCCTCTCTTgtgaattttttttcttttgcttTGGTTCAACTAATCAACTTATTTATTTGTCCTTCATAAGGTTCACAGcagttgttgttcaataaCAATTTTCCTTATTCCATTCAATCTTCTAGTTTTTCCGCTGTTCGTTagcttgaagtttttcaaaataTCATGCCGACATTCTCGAATATTTTGAAATCCAAATTGACTCAGTCTGCCCTCGTGGGTGCTGGGTTGGTTGGTGGTACTGTGATCTaccttgatttcatcagATCTCCGAATGCTCCTAACTTGGTTAACAGTTACAAACCTTTGATAAAATCTCTTCCCAAGCCTCCTTCTAGAGATCAGTTATTGGAAAATGTCGAAAACACAAAGAAATTCGATATGATCGTCATCGGTGGTGGAGCTACTGGAACCGGTACTGCTGTTGATGCGGCTACCAGAGGTCTTAACGTGTGTCTTTTGGAACAAAATGATTTTGCCTCGGGTACCTCATCAAAGTCCACTAAAATGGCTCATGGAGGTGTCAgatacttggaaaaagcCGTGTTTCAATTGTCAAAAGCTCAATTAGATTTAGTTATCGAAGCTTTGAACGAAAGAGGAAACATGTTAAGAACCGCTCCTCACTTGTGTTCCGTTTTACCCATTATGATTCCTGTTTACAAATGGTGGCAGGCACCCTATTTTTTCGctggttgcaaaatgtACGATTGGTTTGCCGGTCATCAAGGGTTAAGGTCTTCTACCATTTTATCGAAGGAAACCACCTCTGCGTTGGCTCCAATGGTGGATGCTTctaacttgaagttgtctTGTGTGTACCACGATGGGTCCTTTAATGATTCTAGAATGAactcttctttggccatcactgccattgaaaatggtgCCACCGTCTTGAATTACATGAAGGTTGACCAATTATTAAAGAACAGCGAAaacaaacttgaaggtgtttTGGCTACTGACTTGGAAACTGGTAAACAATATAACATTCAAGCCACTTCTGTGGTCAACGCTACTGGTCCTTTTGCTGATaagattttggaaatgGACAATGACCCTCAAGGTAAGCCTCCTGCCACTCCCCAAGCTCCAAAAATGATTGTTCCTTCTAGTGGAGTCCATGTTGTTTTACCCGAATATTATGGACCACAAAATATTGGTCTTTTGGATCCTTCCACTTCTGATGGTAGAGTTATGTTCTTTTTGCCATGGCAAGGAAAAGTTTTATGTGGAACTACAGATACTCCATTAAAAGATGTTCCTGCTAGTCCTGTTccaactgaagaagaaattcaagatattttgCAAGAATTACAAAAATATATTGTGTTCCCAGTTAACAGGGATGATGTTTTGAGTGCTTGGTCTGGTATTAGACCATTGGCGAGAAACCCTGATACTTTGTTAAATGGCTCTAGTGGAGCTGGTTCCACTCAGGGATTGGTAAGATCTCATTTGATCCATTCGTCTCCTACAGGCTTAATCACCATTTCTGGTGGTAAATGGACTACTTACAGAGAAATGGCCGAAGAAACTGTGGACACTGTTATtaagaacttcaagtttgacaaggaAATAAAGCCTTGTCAAACAAACCAATTAGTTTTGATTGGTGGTGAGGACTACTCAAAGAATTATTCCGCTAGATTGATTCATGAGTACAGAATTCCTTTGAAATTGGCTAAGCATTTGTCTCACAACTACGGTTCGAGATCttcattgatcttggaatTGTATCGTCAATCCGATTACAACAAGTTACCAATCACCTTGGCAGCTACCAAATCTTTCAGCCCATCTGAAGCTGTCGAATCTGAGGGTAACAACTTGTCTTATCAGAATTTCGATGAGCCATTCACTATCGCCGAATTGAAATATTCTTTGAAGTATGAGTACATCAGAACTCCCGTTGACTTCTTAGctagaagaactagatTGGCATTTTTGAATGCTAGACAGGCTTTAAGTGCAGTTGATGGAGTGGTTGAAATTATGAAGAACGATTTGAACTGGGATGCTACCACCACTGAGAAGATGAGAAGCGAAGCCAAGGCTTATATTGGAACCTTTGGTATTAACTCGAAGGATTTTGATGTCAAAGACTTTATCGTTCAATAGACTCGTGTATTCTCCCTTGTATAAATAAAATAGAGAAATAGAGTGTTAATATAATGGAAAATCACTTGGATAAGGCTTTTTTGGCAATAGCTGACATAAGCGCTTAAAATAAATGTTGACAGGTCGAGCAGCatttgaaatcaatttcGGTTTTTTATCAAGTTACATATGCTGACACCTTCCAAGCCAAAGGCACAGAGGTCAAGAAACGGCTGCTTCAGTTGTAAGCTGTTAAGGATAAAGGTACGTTGAATGTGTGCGTAATTTTTACACATTTTTTACTAACCTTTTCAGTGTGATGAGAGAAAACCCTCTTGTGAATACTGTCAGTACACTAGAAGAGAATGTGTTTACGCTATACCTTCGAGTTTAAAAGCACAAGCAAGGGATAccaagatttcaaaaaTGCTCCAAACACTAATGTACAGTCCAAAATACGATTTGAACTCCAGATCATTACAATCTATTAACTCCGTTTCTAAACAGT
Protein-coding regions in this window:
- a CDS encoding uncharacterized protein (COG:U; EggNog:ENOG503NUD0), producing the protein MSFSGQESKNALNGDEVENDTTSSKELEQVVSVPIPANMPISGTLANSTSKSMGVRKAEVLNDQYQSYVWRVILFVTVLITAYAYAVEMTVKGTIETYAVASFNQHALKSTVGVVQAVAAAAAQPTYARLSDRFGRLELIIVALVLYVIGSIVQFTSKNVDALSAGTVLYAIGIQGIIVLLQIVLADFSTLNWRLACSFIPALPFIINTWVSGDIVSSLYPAHSWQYGYGIWTFVFPLCCVPLVACFAHMRWLASKTPEWKALKEEGKLINKWKSWSDNIVIDVFWEVDVIGILLIICVFGFILVPFTIAGGVNDTWKKASTIVPLVIGVVLIPVLAFHEMRFAKFPLLPIQLMKDRGVWSAIIVAVFINMLWYLPNEYIYTVLVVGMNASIKAATRISSLYSFVSVIVGPLLGLLVTRVRRLKGFIIFGVLCWVGSFAILYTKRGDPDASQSQLNGVIGGLCLMGFGAGFFTYSTQVSISTCTNHEYMAVVISIYLASYNIGSALGSSISGATWTNTMYKNLAKEFEAIGFTNVTAAAAYGDPFTFAINYTWGTPERAAMVRAMAKTQKILCLIALVLSFVLLLDVFFLRDHRLDTVQSLELDHSKEEGIKSDDGGVIVNNYDDDFLLNRIKSLFKRGEK
- the GUT2 gene encoding mitochondrial glycerol-3-phosphate dehydrogenase (EggNog:ENOG503NU42; COG:C); translated protein: MPTFSNILKSKLTQSALVGAGLVGGTVIYLDFIRSPNAPNLVNSYKPLIKSLPKPPSRDQLLENVENTKKFDMIVIGGGATGTGTAVDAATRGLNVCLLEQNDFASGTSSKSTKMAHGGVRYLEKAVFQLSKAQLDLVIEALNERGNMLRTAPHLCSVLPIMIPVYKWWQAPYFFAGCKMYDWFAGHQGLRSSTILSKETTSALAPMVDASNLKLSCVYHDGSFNDSRMNSSLAITAIENGATVLNYMKVDQLLKNSENKLEGVLATDLETGKQYNIQATSVVNATGPFADKILEMDNDPQGKPPATPQAPKMIVPSSGVHVVLPEYYGPQNIGLLDPSTSDGRVMFFLPWQGKVLCGTTDTPLKDVPASPVPTEEEIQDILQELQKYIVFPVNRDDVLSAWSGIRPLARNPDTLLNGSSGAGSTQGLVRSHLIHSSPTGLITISGGKWTTYREMAEETVDTVIKNFKFDKEIKPCQTNQLVLIGGEDYSKNYSARLIHEYRIPLKLAKHLSHNYGSRSSLILELYRQSDYNKLPITLAATKSFSPSEAVESEGNNLSYQNFDEPFTIAELKYSLKYEYIRTPVDFLARRTRLAFLNARQALSAVDGVVEIMKNDLNWDATTTEKMRSEAKAYIGTFGINSKDFDVKDFIVQ